Genomic segment of Rhodococcus rhodochrous:
GGTGCCCGCCTCGGCGATCAGATCCCGCGCCAGCAGGGTGCGCATCACCCCGTCGACGTTGACGCCACGCACGGCACCGACGCGACTGCGCGTCACCGGTTGCCGGTAGGCGATCACCGCGAGCGTCTCGAGTGCGGCGCGGGTGAGCTTCGTGCGCGCGCCGCCCTGCAGCAGCTTCTCGACGTAGGGCGCGAAATCGCGGCGGGTGTAGAAACGCCAACCGTCGCCGGCGAACCGCAGGTCGATGCCGGAGCCGCGCGCGGTGAGGTCCTGCGCGAGACGCCGCAGCGCGGCCTCCGCACGGTCGGCGGTGACCCCGATGGCGG
This window contains:
- the scpB gene encoding SMC-Scp complex subunit ScpB — protein: MADDELTAALEALLLVVDTPAPTEQLATAIGVTADRAEAALRRLAQDLTARGSGIDLRFAGDGWRFYTRRDFAPYVEKLLQGGARTKLTRAALETLAVIAYRQPVTRSRVGAVRGVNVDGVMRTLLARDLIAEAGTDPETGGTLYVTTELFLERLGLASLQDLPPVAPLLPDVDVIDDIADSLESDPRFERMGRNARPETLSPAEFDPEN